Proteins from a single region of Desulfolutivibrio sulfoxidireducens:
- a CDS encoding flagellar basal body-associated FliL family protein, with product MSKKSETKPSPPGSSGSVPGDPEDLQTKAKLDDSELSDELPKALQKVELDLDDAPFLEDEKEEAPPPAPEAPPPPATGLPATVWWKKKIVIFGGAGILLLILGLAAYFLLISKEEALPPPVEETAEEEAPEPEHSPPPAEEKEAVVVLDHFLVEQTNEKGEAFLLSLKFSTVAKSEELEKELKRNAVALRDAVYYYLKNKQLIYLDDKKNAEALKQDLMSVMNQFLGEEQIQNLLIEEYVVK from the coding sequence ATGAGCAAGAAATCCGAGACCAAACCCTCCCCCCCGGGATCGTCCGGTTCCGTCCCGGGCGATCCGGAGGATCTGCAGACCAAAGCCAAGCTCGACGACAGCGAACTGAGCGACGAACTGCCCAAGGCCCTGCAAAAGGTCGAACTTGACCTCGACGATGCCCCGTTTCTCGAGGACGAGAAGGAGGAGGCGCCCCCCCCGGCCCCCGAGGCCCCCCCTCCGCCGGCCACTGGCTTGCCCGCGACGGTCTGGTGGAAGAAAAAAATAGTCATTTTCGGCGGGGCCGGGATTCTGCTTCTGATTCTGGGTTTGGCGGCCTATTTCTTGCTTATTTCCAAGGAGGAAGCTCTCCCCCCGCCTGTGGAGGAAACGGCCGAGGAAGAAGCGCCGGAGCCGGAACACTCCCCTCCACCAGCGGAGGAAAAAGAGGCCGTCGTGGTCCTGGACCACTTTCTCGTCGAACAAACGAATGAAAAAGGCGAGGCATTCCTGCTCTCCCTCAAATTTTCCACCGTGGCCAAAAGCGAGGAGCTCGAAAAGGAACTCAAGCGGAATGCGGTGGCGCTCAGGGATGCCGTGTATTATTATCTCAAAAACAAACAACTAATCTATCTGGACGACAAGAAAAACGCCGAGGCCCTCAAGCAGGACCTCATGTCGGTGATGAACCAGTTCTTGGGGGAGGAACAGATCCAGAACCTGCTCATCGAGGAATATGTGGTGAAATGA
- a CDS encoding FliA/WhiG family RNA polymerase sigma factor: METSNSSGKSSSSRNSPWLRLEAGETAWEDFDLHAREEIVKHFSPKIKILALRLKAKLPQSVELGELISAGALGLIEALGRFRPELNIKFDTYAENRIKGAMLDELRRMDRFSRGQRHRIRALEEVIRRLEHEHGESPSIETLADASGLTIQEVSLSLEALQNQLCISLDAITENLSSFKKNQIENEPYKSTEFKELVDKLAKLIDDLTPREKLVLSLYYGEELNMRETSEVMGITEGRVSQLHSQALARLRHKFKSEFDIEES, from the coding sequence ATGGAAACATCAAATTCTTCTGGAAAAAGCTCCTCTTCCAGGAACAGCCCGTGGCTTAGGCTGGAGGCCGGGGAAACCGCCTGGGAAGATTTCGATCTCCACGCTCGCGAGGAGATCGTCAAGCATTTTTCGCCCAAAATCAAGATTCTGGCGCTCCGGCTCAAGGCCAAGCTGCCCCAGAGCGTGGAACTCGGCGAACTCATCAGCGCCGGGGCCCTGGGCCTCATCGAGGCCCTGGGACGGTTCCGCCCGGAACTGAACATCAAATTCGACACCTACGCCGAGAACCGCATCAAGGGGGCCATGCTCGACGAGCTGCGGCGCATGGACCGTTTCTCCCGCGGGCAACGCCACCGCATCCGAGCCCTGGAAGAGGTCATCCGCCGCCTGGAGCATGAGCATGGCGAGTCGCCCTCCATCGAGACCCTGGCCGACGCCTCGGGACTGACCATCCAGGAGGTCTCCCTGAGCCTGGAGGCCCTGCAAAACCAGTTGTGCATAAGCCTTGACGCCATCACGGAAAACCTGTCCTCGTTCAAAAAAAACCAGATCGAGAACGAACCCTACAAGTCCACCGAATTCAAGGAACTGGTGGACAAACTGGCCAAGCTTATCGACGATCTGACGCCGCGGGAAAAGCTGGTGCTCTCCCTGTATTACGGCGAGGAATTGAACATGCGCGAGACCTCGGAGGTCATGGGCATCACCGAGGGCCGGGTCTCTCAGTTGCATTCCCAGGCACTGGCCCGGCTGCGTCACAAATTCAAATCCGAATTCGACATCGAGGAATCCTAG
- a CDS encoding MinD/ParA family protein, with protein sequence MTTRTDLPLVFSVTSGKGGVGKTNISVNLAYCLSRMGKRTVIMDADLGLANVDVLLGLSPKLNLFHLFHEGVTLKRVLCQTPYGFSILPASSGVSEMLTLSTGQKLELLEAMDYLENRIDYLIVDTGAGISDNVIYFNLAARERLVILTTEPTSLTDAYALIKVMHVNHAVNRFRVVVNMAPSVKAAKMVYEKLYQACDHFLRGISLDFTGYVPQDPAVKAAVIRQKPFCAESPEAPASKKIEEIARTITTWDIPATLDGNIKFFWKKLLFQEQPVA encoded by the coding sequence GTGACGACACGTACGGATCTTCCCCTGGTCTTTTCGGTCACCTCCGGCAAGGGGGGGGTGGGCAAGACCAACATCTCGGTCAATCTGGCCTATTGCCTAAGCCGCATGGGCAAGCGCACGGTGATCATGGATGCGGATCTGGGGCTGGCCAACGTGGACGTGCTTTTGGGACTGTCCCCCAAGCTCAATCTCTTCCATCTCTTCCACGAGGGCGTGACGCTCAAACGCGTTTTGTGCCAGACGCCCTACGGATTTTCCATCCTGCCCGCCTCCTCCGGGGTCAGCGAGATGCTGACCCTGTCCACGGGGCAGAAGCTGGAGCTTCTCGAGGCCATGGACTATCTGGAAAACCGCATCGACTATCTCATCGTGGACACGGGTGCGGGGATAAGCGACAATGTCATCTATTTCAACCTGGCGGCCAGGGAGCGGCTGGTGATCCTGACCACGGAGCCCACATCCCTGACCGACGCCTACGCCCTGATCAAGGTCATGCATGTCAACCATGCCGTGAACCGCTTCCGGGTGGTGGTGAACATGGCCCCAAGCGTCAAGGCGGCAAAGATGGTCTACGAAAAACTCTACCAGGCCTGCGACCACTTCCTGCGCGGCATCTCCCTCGATTTTACGGGATATGTGCCCCAGGATCCGGCGGTCAAGGCCGCTGTCATCCGGCAAAAGCCCTTTTGCGCCGAGAGCCCCGAGGCCCCGGCCAGCAAAAAGATCGAGGAAATCGCCCGGACCATAACCACCTGGGACATCCCGGCCACGCTCGATGGAAACATCAAATTCTTCTGGAAAAAGCTCCTCTTCCAGGAACAGCCCGTGGCTTAG
- a CDS encoding flagellar biosynthesis protein FlhF, giving the protein MRVKTFRDKNMGRVLARIKSELGPDAVILSNQTVRENGQCLCEIMAAVDTDEGSPQAGVENKILTIPQNTVAPAAPGPAAGVPDGDWRREWEEIRGHMLALMKPGLALDKLDPRQRLAMHYLEREGVEDAVLLTVFRSITKCGEKTVLPALSRVVTVKPLPSGEWNQRIHVLAGPNGAGKTTAVLRLALAKKREHPETPVHVATLLDGGGDGSMLKRYAELSGIAFHSVSGAEKYRELCASLGRNGFVFAEMPSLRPGENMDERLRALGMAGSPEVAVHLVVSPTCSTSQLKAFAGRYRVAAPGSIIWTKLDEACNFAGLVNMAYIARLPVSALSHGPDLTRSLVPASANAVWKLVFKHQLPGDSREEADAGDTARDTAKNAA; this is encoded by the coding sequence ATGCGGGTTAAAACCTTTCGCGACAAGAACATGGGCAGGGTTCTGGCCAGGATCAAGAGCGAACTGGGGCCTGACGCGGTCATCCTGAGCAACCAGACCGTGCGTGAAAACGGGCAGTGCCTGTGCGAGATCATGGCCGCCGTGGACACGGACGAGGGGTCGCCCCAGGCCGGGGTCGAAAACAAAATTTTGACCATCCCTCAAAATACCGTCGCCCCGGCCGCGCCAGGGCCGGCCGCCGGCGTGCCGGACGGGGACTGGCGCAGGGAGTGGGAGGAGATCAGGGGGCACATGCTGGCCCTCATGAAACCGGGGCTTGCCCTGGACAAACTCGACCCAAGGCAGCGGCTGGCCATGCACTACCTGGAGCGCGAGGGTGTGGAGGACGCCGTTTTACTGACGGTCTTTCGGTCCATCACCAAATGCGGGGAAAAAACCGTTTTGCCGGCCCTCTCCCGCGTGGTCACGGTCAAGCCCCTGCCCTCCGGAGAGTGGAACCAGCGCATCCATGTGCTGGCCGGGCCAAACGGCGCGGGCAAGACCACGGCGGTTTTGCGGCTGGCCCTGGCAAAAAAACGCGAACATCCCGAGACCCCGGTGCATGTGGCGACCCTTTTGGACGGCGGCGGGGACGGGTCCATGCTCAAACGATACGCCGAACTCTCGGGCATCGCCTTCCACAGCGTCTCGGGGGCCGAAAAATACCGGGAACTGTGCGCGTCGCTCGGGCGCAACGGCTTTGTCTTCGCGGAAATGCCCTCCCTGCGGCCAGGGGAAAACATGGACGAACGCCTGCGAGCCCTGGGCATGGCCGGCAGTCCCGAGGTGGCCGTGCATCTGGTGGTGAGCCCAACCTGCTCGACCTCGCAACTCAAGGCCTTTGCCGGGCGCTACCGGGTGGCCGCGCCCGGTAGTATTATCTGGACGAAGCTTGATGAAGCCTGTAATTTCGCAGGCCTGGTCAATATGGCCTACATCGCGAGGCTGCCGGTCTCCGCCCTGTCCCACGGTCCGGACCTGACCAGGAGCCTGGTCCCGGCATCGGCCAACGCCGTGTGGAAGCTCGTCTTCAAACACCAGCTTCCCGGGGACAGCCGGGAAGAGGCGGACGCCGGCGACACGGCCCGGGACACGGCGAAAAACGCGGCCTGA
- the flhA gene encoding flagellar biosynthesis protein FlhA, whose amino-acid sequence MAKALTTVKFDYEKFTRQGDFLLAGGVVIILFVMLVPVPPMFIDLMLTLSISVSLVVLVTTMFMTSPLEFSIYPSLLLVTTLLRLSMNVASTRLILLHGDEGTSAAGKVIEAFGQFVVGGNYFVGIVIFLILFALNKKVIVQGTTRIAEVAARFTLDAMPGKQMAIEADLNAGLIKEDEANARRDAIRKEADFYGAMDGAGKFVQGDVTATLIITAINIVGGFCIGVFQKGMNWADAAQTYTILTIGDGLVSIIPSIIISTSAGLIVSRAASEAKMGEEFIAQLTYHPRALRLVSGILCVFGIVPGMPTLPFLSLAALIYGVSVASARQRELLSGKEKDTQGKAKKKELETPEEVQSLLPLDILELEVGYGLIPLVDEEQSGNLLARIRSIRRQFALDMGLVIPSLHLRDNLQIKPGQYVVLIKGNEVASAEILIDHYLAMDPGDAKHRIRGVETREPAFNLPALWIPATKKEDAMLAGYTVVDPATVIATHLTEVFRRHLHEFLSRQETQNLLDNLAKRAPKAVEELVPGMLTLGAVQKVLQNLIRENVSIRDLLTIVETLSDYGHAIKDPDQLTEYVRSRMGRTIVKPYLSPGGNLPIFNLAPKVEGIIQESLRKTDHGTYLAMEPAMAQKIIQSIKKAMDKALSAEGQPVLLASPMSRPHLSQLLMRFVPNLPVVSQAEIPGEIKLQSLATIGINNAG is encoded by the coding sequence ATGGCCAAAGCACTGACGACGGTCAAATTCGACTACGAAAAGTTCACCCGCCAGGGCGACTTCCTTCTTGCCGGCGGCGTGGTGATCATCCTTTTCGTCATGCTGGTGCCCGTTCCGCCCATGTTCATCGACCTGATGCTCACCCTGTCCATCTCCGTGAGCCTCGTGGTCCTGGTCACCACCATGTTCATGACCTCGCCCCTGGAATTCTCCATCTATCCGTCCCTGCTTCTGGTGACTACCCTGCTGCGGCTGTCCATGAACGTGGCCTCCACCCGGCTCATCCTCCTGCACGGCGACGAGGGCACCTCGGCGGCGGGCAAGGTCATCGAGGCCTTCGGCCAGTTCGTGGTCGGCGGCAACTACTTCGTGGGCATCGTCATCTTTCTGATCCTTTTCGCCCTCAACAAGAAGGTCATCGTCCAGGGCACCACCCGCATCGCCGAGGTGGCCGCCCGGTTCACCCTGGACGCCATGCCCGGCAAGCAGATGGCCATCGAGGCGGACTTAAACGCCGGACTGATCAAGGAGGACGAGGCCAACGCCCGCCGCGACGCCATCCGCAAGGAGGCCGACTTCTACGGGGCCATGGACGGCGCGGGGAAGTTCGTCCAGGGGGACGTCACCGCCACCCTTATCATCACCGCCATCAACATCGTGGGCGGATTCTGCATCGGGGTCTTCCAGAAGGGCATGAACTGGGCCGACGCGGCCCAGACCTACACCATCCTGACCATCGGCGACGGTCTGGTGTCGATCATCCCCTCCATCATCATCTCCACCTCCGCCGGCCTCATCGTCAGCCGGGCCGCCTCCGAGGCCAAGATGGGCGAGGAATTCATCGCCCAGCTCACCTACCACCCCAGGGCGCTTCGACTGGTCAGCGGCATCCTGTGCGTCTTCGGCATTGTCCCGGGCATGCCCACCCTGCCCTTTCTGTCCCTGGCCGCCCTGATCTACGGGGTCTCCGTGGCCAGCGCCCGGCAGCGGGAGCTTTTAAGCGGCAAGGAAAAGGATACCCAGGGCAAGGCCAAGAAGAAGGAACTGGAGACCCCCGAGGAGGTGCAGTCCCTTTTGCCCCTGGACATCCTGGAACTCGAGGTCGGCTATGGTCTGATCCCCCTGGTGGACGAGGAGCAAAGCGGCAACCTCCTGGCCCGCATCCGGTCCATCCGCCGCCAGTTCGCCCTGGACATGGGGTTGGTCATCCCCTCGCTACACCTGCGTGACAACCTCCAGATCAAGCCCGGTCAATATGTGGTGCTCATCAAGGGCAACGAGGTGGCCTCGGCCGAGATCCTCATCGACCACTACCTGGCCATGGACCCGGGCGACGCCAAGCATCGCATCCGGGGCGTGGAGACTCGCGAACCGGCCTTCAACCTTCCGGCCCTGTGGATTCCCGCGACCAAGAAGGAGGATGCCATGCTCGCCGGGTACACGGTGGTCGATCCGGCCACGGTCATCGCCACCCACCTGACCGAGGTGTTCAGGCGCCACCTGCACGAATTCTTAAGCCGCCAGGAGACCCAGAACCTTCTCGACAACCTGGCCAAACGCGCCCCCAAGGCCGTGGAGGAACTGGTGCCCGGTATGCTCACCCTGGGCGCGGTGCAAAAGGTCCTGCAGAATCTGATCAGGGAAAACGTGTCCATCCGCGACCTGTTGACCATCGTGGAGACCCTGTCCGACTACGGCCATGCCATCAAGGATCCGGACCAGCTCACGGAATACGTGCGCTCGCGCATGGGCCGGACCATCGTCAAGCCCTACCTGTCGCCCGGAGGCAATCTGCCCATCTTCAATCTGGCGCCCAAGGTGGAAGGAATCATTCAGGAAAGCCTGCGCAAGACCGACCATGGGACCTACCTGGCCATGGAGCCGGCCATGGCCCAAAAGATCATCCAGTCCATCAAGAAGGCCATGGACAAGGCCCTGTCCGCCGAAGGCCAGCCCGTGCTTCTGGCCTCGCCCATGTCCAGGCCCCATCTGTCGCAGTTGCTCATGCGTTTCGTCCCCAACCTCCCCGTCGTCTCCCAGGCGGAAATACCCGGGGAGATCAAGCTGCAATCCCTTGCCACCATAGGAATCAACAATGCGGGTTAA
- the flhB gene encoding flagellar biosynthesis protein FlhB, translating into MAQKDPSKTEKATKKRLDKARNKGSVAKSQELPKIIVLFTGVVLLYFLIGNLSHELKDIYIWSFKNGFTTTITSGGVYEIMFMLSKKLAVMLLPIMFVLCVVAFITQRLQVGKIWYSRLFNPDFSHIFNPLGGLQRLLISPQTLFNLGKQVAQAAAIAVAPYLVLKKEFSNFLPLFYQTPHGLAAYILGTGMTMVLYALVPMAIIALVDVWYSRWTYAENMKMSKDEIKDERRQSEGDPRVKQQQRKKMFEVMKQRMMADVPKADVVITNPTHIACALRYDPVLSPAPILVAKGLDHLAEKIKEIAREHKIPIRENKPLAQALYKSVEIGQTIPLELYQAVATMLAQLDKFRGKRR; encoded by the coding sequence ATGGCCCAGAAAGATCCGAGCAAGACGGAAAAAGCGACAAAAAAGCGCCTGGACAAGGCCCGAAACAAGGGGTCCGTCGCAAAGAGCCAGGAGTTGCCGAAGATCATCGTCCTTTTCACCGGGGTCGTGCTCTTGTATTTTCTGATCGGAAATCTGAGCCATGAACTCAAAGACATCTACATCTGGTCTTTCAAAAACGGTTTCACCACAACCATCACTTCCGGCGGCGTCTATGAGATCATGTTCATGCTCTCAAAAAAACTGGCGGTGATGCTCCTGCCCATCATGTTCGTGCTGTGCGTCGTGGCCTTTATCACCCAGCGCCTTCAGGTCGGCAAGATCTGGTATTCACGGCTCTTCAACCCGGATTTCAGCCACATCTTCAATCCCCTGGGCGGACTGCAACGCCTTCTCATCAGCCCCCAGACCCTGTTCAACCTGGGCAAACAGGTGGCCCAGGCCGCGGCCATCGCCGTGGCCCCCTATCTGGTGCTCAAAAAGGAATTCTCCAACTTCCTGCCCCTGTTCTACCAGACGCCCCACGGACTTGCGGCCTATATCCTGGGCACGGGCATGACCATGGTGCTCTACGCCCTGGTTCCCATGGCCATCATCGCCCTTGTCGACGTGTGGTATTCCCGGTGGACCTACGCCGAGAACATGAAGATGAGCAAAGACGAAATCAAGGACGAGCGCCGGCAGTCCGAGGGCGATCCGCGCGTCAAGCAGCAGCAGCGCAAAAAAATGTTCGAGGTGATGAAACAGCGCATGATGGCCGACGTGCCCAAGGCCGACGTGGTCATCACCAACCCCACGCACATCGCCTGCGCCCTGCGCTACGACCCCGTGCTGTCGCCGGCTCCCATCCTGGTGGCCAAGGGCCTGGATCACCTGGCGGAAAAAATCAAGGAAATCGCCAGGGAGCATAAGATTCCCATCCGGGAGAACAAGCCTCTGGCACAGGCCTTGTATAAGTCCGTCGAGATCGGGCAGACCATCCCCCTGGAACTGTACCAGGCCGTGGCCACCATGCTGGCCCAACTCGACAAGTTCCGGGGCAAACGCCGCTAG
- the fliR gene encoding flagellar biosynthetic protein FliR: protein MDLFNLDPATIFSFFLTLMRVSLILFLMPFFGGSVLPNPIKAALCLVLSLAIWPRLSFPGAIMPASPWMIALMLFGEVIMGLLLDVIVRFLFAAVQTAGHYVGFAMGFAIMNVVDPLSGAQEPITGHVLYQTTMLIFLSLNGHLFLLQGLADSFHLVPPGGLLINPELGEHLLAFSGNIFVLAAKIAAPVIASLFLVDLALALISRAAPQMNVLFIGFPLKIGVGFVFMTLVLTALARYVGEYIIEMDAIFRAVLKGVS from the coding sequence ATGGATCTTTTCAACCTCGATCCCGCGACCATCTTCAGTTTCTTTCTGACGCTCATGCGCGTCAGCCTGATCCTGTTTCTCATGCCCTTTTTCGGGGGCTCGGTGCTGCCCAACCCCATCAAGGCGGCCCTGTGCCTCGTGCTTTCCCTGGCCATCTGGCCCAGGCTGTCCTTCCCCGGCGCGATCATGCCGGCGTCCCCGTGGATGATCGCCCTGATGCTTTTCGGCGAGGTCATCATGGGCCTTTTGCTGGACGTCATCGTCCGCTTTCTCTTCGCCGCGGTGCAGACCGCCGGCCACTACGTGGGCTTCGCCATGGGATTCGCCATCATGAACGTCGTCGACCCCTTGTCGGGCGCGCAGGAACCCATCACCGGGCACGTCCTGTATCAGACCACCATGCTCATCTTCCTGTCCCTAAACGGCCATCTCTTTTTGCTCCAGGGGCTGGCCGACAGCTTCCATCTGGTGCCCCCGGGCGGCCTGCTCATCAATCCGGAACTCGGCGAACATCTGCTGGCGTTCTCCGGAAATATCTTTGTCCTGGCGGCCAAGATCGCGGCCCCGGTGATCGCCTCGCTTTTCCTGGTGGATCTGGCCCTGGCGCTCATCTCCCGGGCCGCCCCGCAGATGAACGTCCTGTTCATCGGATTTCCGCTCAAAATAGGCGTGGGATTTGTGTTCATGACCCTGGTGCTGACCGCCCTGGCCCGGTACGTGGGCGAATACATCATCGAGATGGACGCCATCTTCCGGGCCGTGCTCAAGGGCGTAAGCTAG
- a CDS encoding M23 family metallopeptidase, producing MLREYQIVIFKDQHGVYRKLRFHGWLFVVILIALAGMVAASVALLSYYADYTINKNELAASEKTVQEQKTQLLSLSEKVKDIETDLARIRNFDAKLRMMINLDQEPIHAGTQSDERDQDFSKKYLPLYRQEMLARNLHKFLHTLSTQAQLEQASQEQLLSLFNERKDYLSSTPSIWPTRGWISSEFGERLSPFTNRKEFHKGMDISTSLGTPVHATAAGTVVFAGEGQGAGPTVTIEHHGGISTSYSHLRDFTVAGGQSVSRGDVIGSVGDAGRSTGPHLHYEIRVNGVPVNPMHYILD from the coding sequence ATGCTTCGCGAGTATCAAATCGTCATCTTCAAGGACCAGCACGGCGTGTACCGCAAATTGCGGTTTCACGGCTGGCTTTTTGTCGTGATCCTGATCGCCCTTGCGGGAATGGTCGCGGCCAGCGTGGCCCTTCTCTCGTATTACGCGGACTACACGATCAATAAGAACGAATTGGCCGCCTCGGAAAAGACCGTCCAGGAACAGAAAACGCAACTCTTAAGCCTCTCGGAAAAAGTCAAGGACATCGAGACGGACCTGGCCCGTATCCGGAATTTCGACGCCAAGCTCCGGATGATGATCAATCTCGATCAGGAGCCGATACACGCCGGCACGCAATCAGACGAAAGGGATCAGGACTTTTCGAAGAAGTATCTTCCCCTGTACCGCCAGGAGATGCTGGCCCGCAACCTGCACAAGTTTCTTCACACCTTGAGCACTCAGGCCCAACTCGAGCAGGCCAGCCAGGAACAACTGTTGTCTCTGTTCAATGAAAGGAAGGATTATCTGAGCTCGACGCCGAGCATCTGGCCCACCCGGGGCTGGATCTCCTCGGAATTCGGCGAGCGTCTCTCGCCGTTCACCAACCGCAAGGAGTTCCACAAGGGAATGGACATCAGCACCTCCCTGGGCACGCCGGTGCACGCCACCGCGGCCGGAACCGTGGTCTTCGCCGGGGAGGGCCAGGGCGCCGGACCAACCGTGACCATCGAACATCACGGCGGCATCTCCACAAGCTACAGCCATCTGCGGGACTTCACCGTGGCCGGGGGCCAGAGCGTGTCCCGCGGGGACGTCATCGGCTCCGTGGGCGACGCCGGGCGCAGCACCGGGCCGCACCTGCACTACGAGATTCGGGTAAACGGCGTCCCGGTCAACCCCATGCACTACATCCTCGACTGA